From the genome of Leptolyngbyaceae cyanobacterium:
AGATCTTCAAGACTATGAAGGATAGCTTTAGAACCAAATAGTAACTCGTTAATGCCAGTTTGCACTACTCCCATTTGTTGCAAAGCTTCCTGAAAACCAGAATCAATTTGTCCGGCAACAGTTTTTAATTCTGCTGCAATTTCGTCTTGACTTTTTTGAGTCAAAGATTCCAGTCGTTTATCCAGATTATCGAAATTTTGTAATAGGATATCGTGATTTTGGGTAATTTGCGATCGCATTACCGCAAACAGATCCAAAACTATCCCAGCAAAGCCTTTTCCATCCGCTTGAAAATCCTCTTTCAGCACTTCTCGCAACGCTTTTGGGAAAATTTGATGTAGGTCATTAGCGGTACGATCGATCGCAAATTGAGGTAAATTCACATTGGCTTGCTGCTGCAAATCAATCAGTAAACTTTGCCACAAACTTACATCCAAAGCAGTAATTTTGTTGAAATATTCCGGGCGATTAGTAAAAAATTCAGTTAATTGCGATTCCTCAATGGGTGCAAATTCACCAGGCAGATTTTTAACGATATTTTCCCATTCTTCCTCTGCCAATTCCGCCATTTTTCGCAAGCTAGTTTCTGTTTCTTTGTCAAACTGTTTTGAGTCAGCAACGGCAACAATTACGGCGGCGATCGATTTTCCAACAATTTTCGTTAAATCATTATTTCTGAGAGTATCTTTATCTGTTTCCTGCGAAGTTAAAATCGGGCTGACTTCATTTGTGACAATTCCACCTGCAATACTTGCTAAAAGAGTTCCGATCACCGCAACAGGTACACCCACAACGGATACACCCAGTACACTGCAAGCCGTCCCCAGCGCCAAAGCTAAACTAAACGTACCGAGGCGGGTATAATCCTGTTTAGTTAATTTTGTTGTTTTCATAATCAAAAATATGGTATAATTAAATATTAACAATAAAATAAAAATGGGATTAACAATTCATTACAAATTTAAACTAGACTCTGCCAGTCCAGAACAAGTCAGGAAAAAAATTATCGCTTTGCGAAAGGTGGCACTTGAATTACCCTTTGAAAAAGTAGGAGATTTGGTAGAACTCCAAGGGGAAGAATGTAAATTCGATAAAGAAAATGTTGACGATCCAAATATATTTTTAAAGATTCGCGCACTCAAACCTATTACAATTGCCTTAGATAGGTTTTCTGCGAGCGATCCCACCTACTTGATTGCTTTTGATACGAGCGTCGGCAAAGGTAGCGAAACGGCTGCTTTTGGTTTAGCTGCACACTCAACTCCTAGCGAAGTAAATGATTGGACGTGGACAGGTTTTTGCAAAACTCAGTACGCCAGCAATCCAGAGTACGGCGGTATAGAAAACTTTCTCAAATGCCATTTAACGATAGTTAAAATGTTGGAAGTCGCTGAGCGTTTGGGTATCCTTGATGATGTAGGAGATGAGGGAGAATATTGGGAAACTAGAAATATTGAAGTGCTAGTTTCAAAAGTAGAACAAATGAATACCTTAGTAGCAGCAGTGACAGGAAAAATTAGTGATTATTTCAAGGAACGAGAACAGAGAAAAACCTATTCTCCTATTTTTGATTTTCCTAATTTTGAGTATTTGGAAGCGGAAGGCGAGCGAGATCTTGGTTAAAGTTTAGCGGCTAATTGCGAGAGAGTAGAAAAAAGTAATTTTATTTAATGGCAAGTGCAATCTAGTGCTGAAGCACAACAACTTACCTAAAACTAATTTAACTTTGCTCCAATCCAAATCGAAAAATTCGTTCAGCAGTTAAATTAAAGTTGGGAAATGTTGGCGATTGAATCATATTATTACCCTGAAATTTACTAACTTGGTACTCGCCATCAACTAATTGATAAACTGAAAATGTCGGCTGTTTGGCATTGCCAATAAATCGCCTACCACCCAAACCTAAATAATCAACAATCCCATATTCAAAAATCCCCATTTCTTCATAATCCCCAGCTTTGATGAGGTAATCATCGCGCCAATTGGTACTGACTATTTTTACAATCAAACGAACTGACGAACCCATTGTAATAACAGATTCTTTTGACCAACGGGGTTCATTAGTCACAACTTCTCGATCGAGAACTATAATATCTGGTTCGTATCCAGACTCGTCGCGAAATGGTTTAACTACACATTCCTTCGGGACAAACCAGTTTAAGCCCTGATTTTCAATTGCAACATTTAGCTTGTAGGATAGATAGCCCCCAAGTTCTGAATGTTCGCCTGTTGGTTTTGGCCTTTCAATGATTACCCCGTTGTGTAATTCGTAGCGATGTTCTGAGTTTTCTGGATACCAGGCAATGAATTCATCAAAAGTGACTTTTTTAGATATGGCTTGTGTCATGGCCAAATCCTCTTTTTTGGTTAATTATTATTATGGCATTTCTGCTAAATTGGCTTTTTTATCTTTAGCGAATTTTGTTAGATTTTATAGATAAGAGAAACAAGAAGGAGAAAATCTGAATGTTGCTCAAAGGTTCTTGTCATTGCGGTGCTGTTCGCTTCAGTGTGGTGAGTTATCATCCTTATCCCTTTATGCGCTGTTATTGCACAATTTGTCGAAAAACATCAGGTGCAGGAGGATATGCTATCAATATTGCGGGTGATAATCGAACATTAAAGGTGGAGGGTGAAGAGAATATCACGGTTTATCATGCTCGCATCCAAAACCCGGAAGATCCAGAACCTTGGATTAGTAATGTTGAACGGCGTTTTTGCCGTCACTGTGGTTCGTGCTTGTGGGTTTACAGTCCAGATTACCCGGATTTGATGCACCCGTTTGCTTCCGCAGTGGATACAGAGTTACCGAAACCGCCGGAAAATACTTATATGATGCTAGACTTTGCACCTAGTTGGGTGGAAATTCCCCAAAAACCGGGCGATCGCTATCATAATCGTTATCCAGAAGAATCACTCGCTCAATGGCACGATCGCCATAATCTCACGGATGAGACAACTGATTGAAAATTTGGTAGAAATTCGGTGAATATCGATGAATTTTCCATCTTTACCATTGAATCAAGACTGCATCCACAACACCTAGAGTAGGCACTGATAATATTAAAAAAGATAAACAACATTTTACCAGCCCCACTATGACTCTGGGTAATCTGCGCGACCTGTATCAACAGGTAATTCTAGAACACTACAAGAAACCAAAGCACAAGGGCAAAACTAACCCGGTGCATCGGTATCAAAAAGGGCACAATCCGTCCTGCGGCGATACCATAGAGCTTACTTTGC
Proteins encoded in this window:
- a CDS encoding Uma2 family endonuclease; translation: MTQAISKKVTFDEFIAWYPENSEHRYELHNGVIIERPKPTGEHSELGGYLSYKLNVAIENQGLNWFVPKECVVKPFRDESGYEPDIIVLDREVVTNEPRWSKESVITMGSSVRLIVKIVSTNWRDDYLIKAGDYEEMGIFEYGIVDYLGLGGRRFIGNAKQPTFSVYQLVDGEYQVSKFQGNNMIQSPTFPNFNLTAERIFRFGLEQS
- a CDS encoding GFA family protein; this translates as MLLKGSCHCGAVRFSVVSYHPYPFMRCYCTICRKTSGAGGYAINIAGDNRTLKVEGEENITVYHARIQNPEDPEPWISNVERRFCRHCGSCLWVYSPDYPDLMHPFASAVDTELPKPPENTYMMLDFAPSWVEIPQKPGDRYHNRYPEESLAQWHDRHNLTDETTD